One window from the genome of Pseudanabaena yagii GIHE-NHR1 encodes:
- a CDS encoding esterase-like activity of phytase family protein gives MAASILGSGDVAFLSLIADNPDTFSFVLLKDIEAGTIINVTDNGWLSSGSFRTGEGVLQYVAPTAQTVGTVITYVDGVANTGWTNISGGTNFALSTSGDSLIAFQGDLTGSGSATTSTSPNILAAVTINRSTFDANATNSNTTALPNGLTLGLNAVAVGQATAEFDNSRYTGATTFASAEEARIAINNPSNWTGSDTVTTNFSGSFSIGASSNPTVNLSVSTNTGSEAGTTVITLTGIASSAVTGDQSVTVAVNGLGITTGDYTLSNNVITIANGATTGSVTFTVVDDALVEGTETATLSISNPSSGIALGSTTSLNIAIADNDVVVSPNVRIHDIQGAGHISTYAGQAVTGVAGIVTAIASNGFYLQDPNPDTNDATSEGIFVFTSSAPTVQVGDSLLVNGTVTEFRAGGSANNLTVTEIVSPVITKLSSGNALPAATILGNGGRAIPNQIISNDAASGNVENASTVFDPAQDGIDFYESLEGMLVQVNNPVATSPTAKFGTSEEIWVLADNGTNATSLTSKGGSLITSSDFNPERIQIDDLNNSLVLPDVNVGTQLSSVTGVVNYDFNNYEVLVSTAPTVVKPSTLQKEVTNLTSSATQLTVATFNVENLDPSDTTFNAIASAIVSNMKSPDIINLEEIQDNNGATNDGTVDANVTLQTLINAIASAGGPTYEYRQINPVNNQDGGEPGGNIRVAFLFNPNRVSFVEGSLQRLTDTNLADGDAFASSRKPLVGKFVFNQQEVTVIGNHFNSKGGDQPLFGPNQPPTLNSEVQRNQQAAIVKDYVQGLLATNPKANIVVAGDLNDFEFSNPLSTLESGGLNTLIETLPVNERYTYNFQGNAQALDQILVSNNLSSKLDGFDVVHINSEFADQVSDHDPSVARFNLPSPNQASYTLQLLHYYGESGLLGVETAPIMGALIDKFDDQYSNTLVIGEGDSYIPGPWLVGGSDPSLNAVSGIGSTALGRPDIAIMNAFGTDVSALGNHEFDLGSPVLQSAIAPSGAWTGAQFPLITSNLNFSADGSLRGLADASLGGTATNAFAGKEASTIKGKIAPYTVVTQGGEKIGIVGATTYDLLSKTSPNGTVPKDDGIPSTDDLQEVAAYIQASVDALKALGINKIVMVDQLDTIDRNKALAPLVSGIDVMIAGGGHERLGDANDTAVGFNGHSANFVDTYPIVTAGSDGKPTLIVTTDTEYSYLGRLVVDFNANGEIILPNLNPIINGAYASTEANLQAAYGTTQTAAQIVASSVIGSNVNAITQAINNVIISKDSNIFGYTNVYLEGDRAFGRAQEVNLGDITADANLFKAKAALGNNAILFSLKNGGGLRASIGAIGEDGGKEPPAASSVKPAGAISQLDVENALRFDNKLMVFDTTAQGLLNILNYAAGLAPGNGGYAQLGGIRFSYDPTKPAGSKVQDVAIYDLNGSLVAKVVDNGVILPTAPATISAVVLNFTANGGDGYPIKANADNFRYLLSDGTLSAPISKTLDFTAAANVPTNTLGEQKAFEDFLRTFHGTPQTAYSVADTSASLDQRIQNLSVRQDEVFTNVANYNFSNLPTLGTTTNGQQISLGGFSGLYFQGLADNGNLKFVTNTDRGPNGDPTGAKRPFYLPNFQPEIVSFELNRTTGDITITNRTGLFRPDGTTPLTGLPNLQAGANGTAYTDEIAVDLNGNVLPNDPLGADLEGIAVAANGDYWMVDEYRPAIYHFDVNGKLLDRFIPQGTATAPNPDAPAGSFGTEALPAVYAQRRNNRGFEAIALEGNKLYAFIQSAIDNPDNAGDTTSRNSRNLRILEFDIASKAVTGEYIYLLDSISASGNAKTDKLGDAVSLGNGKFAVVERDDLATSASNKLIYQIDLSAATNIYNANFTFPTGKTAIEQLTSAELASAGINVVSKSLIANAAQYGYTGVEKLEGLALIAPNQLALINDNDFNVAGTATPEKLGILEVSKTLPVSAIDFSGANYTVTEGNGSTTATVRITRTGDVSGTSTVELQLNDGTATGSVIPPTFAQTQGASSSATPYLVPTAAGVSFTSILTVGDSIGGYKMVGIPDGLGSFDNGDGTFTLLMNHELGNTSGIVRANGSKGAFVSKWIINKSDLSVVSGSDLTQNMNIWNGSGYTTYNAANPSPLAAFSRFCSADLAPVSAFYNSATGLGTTERIYLNGEESGVEGRAVGHIATGLNAGTSYELPSLGKFSHENAVASPTASDKTVIGGMDDGTNGQVYFYVGTKTNTGTEIEKAGLTNGKLFGIKVDGLVDEANTTTLAAGNRFSLVDLGSVQNTTGATLDAASEAAGVTSFLRPEDGAWDPSSPRDFYFTTTNSFTGPSRLWRLRFDDPTNPEAGGTVEMVLDGTEGQRMFDNFTIDRYGHILLQEDIGNQAAIGKIWQYDIATDKLTQIAQHDPSRFVSGSANFLTQDEESSGIIDAQDILGAGWFLLDVQAHYSIPGELVEGGQLLAFFNPDTYKASLLDYNNKPITVTFAAGETFKDVQIPIVGDTNPEGNETINLSLKNPSSGTLIGINQPKAVLTIVNDDVNSAPVLTGTPTILTAGKEDTIYKIAAADLLAGFTDANNDVLSVSGLTATNGTLIDNRDRTYSFTPNANFNGTVNLSYNVIDGKGGSVAATQTLAIAAVNDAPVLTAGSLTRKISGNISQPITGISISDIDAGETLNAPVQVTLSAGKGVLTLGTTTGLTGATSGSNITFSGTIANINAALATLSYKGNPNVFGLGADTFNLTVNDLGNTGSGGSLTDSKAIALNIYNTQIGTSGDNTFAATPYPDEFLLGAGNDRVIADIFNLQQNDIFDGGTGSDRLVVFGGNASDNLSLNITDNGANLLTGLAGLSGTTINNFERFDFSNFLGSLNATGSSQADEIFGGFGNDLLDGGAGIDNLKGGLGDDRYVVDNAGDLVTELADEGIDTVQSSINWTLGNNLENLTLTGSAISGTGNGLDNIIIGNNANNILSGGAGNDTLDGGLGADSLTGGTGDDTYIVDNINDTITDSSGIDTVRSSISWTLGNNLENLTLIGNGDINGTGNSLKNAIVGNTGNNILDGGSNADSLVGGAGNDTYIVDNTNDVVTELANEGIDTVLSRVTRTLEANVENLMLTGNSSINGTGNDLNNIIIGNSGNNILDGGIGADSLSGGLGNDTYIVDNLGDSITEALNQGTDLVKSSVSWTLGENLENLTLTGSANIDGTGNSGNNVITGNDGNNTLSGGFGNDSLTGGLGADILVGGFGNDTLFLGLNDGATDRVVYNLGDDSDVVNQFTRGIGGDLLQFNGIAAIDVRTVNGNTQFRLGDGIAGNNNFGSGSLLLTLNGVNGFTSSNINDNILAGSTPTIFQFS, from the coding sequence ATGGCAGCTTCAATTCTTGGTTCTGGTGATGTAGCATTTCTAAGTCTTATTGCCGATAATCCTGACACCTTCTCTTTTGTATTACTTAAAGATATTGAGGCAGGAACTATTATCAACGTTACAGATAATGGTTGGTTATCGTCAGGTAGTTTTAGAACTGGCGAAGGTGTTTTGCAATATGTTGCACCCACTGCTCAGACTGTCGGAACTGTAATCACCTATGTCGATGGTGTGGCAAATACTGGGTGGACGAACATCAGTGGCGGGACAAACTTTGCCTTATCAACTTCAGGTGACTCGTTAATTGCTTTTCAGGGAGATTTGACTGGCTCTGGCAGCGCCACAACTAGTACTTCACCCAATATTTTAGCGGCAGTAACCATCAACCGTTCTACGTTCGATGCGAATGCAACTAATTCAAATACTACCGCCCTTCCTAATGGTTTGACACTAGGACTAAATGCTGTTGCGGTTGGTCAGGCTACGGCTGAATTTGATAACTCACGTTACACAGGAGCAACTACCTTTGCCTCAGCAGAGGAGGCAAGAATAGCGATTAATAATCCTAGTAACTGGACTGGAAGCGATACGGTGACGACTAATTTCAGTGGTTCTTTTAGTATTGGTGCTTCCTCAAATCCTACAGTTAACCTATCTGTAAGTACGAATACAGGCTCAGAAGCTGGCACAACCGTAATTACCCTGACAGGGATCGCATCTAGTGCTGTGACTGGCGATCAAAGCGTTACCGTTGCGGTGAATGGACTGGGGATTACTACAGGAGACTATACGCTTAGCAATAATGTCATCACGATCGCGAATGGGGCGACGACAGGCTCGGTCACTTTTACCGTTGTCGATGATGCTTTAGTGGAAGGTACAGAAACCGCTACATTAAGCATTAGCAATCCATCGTCAGGAATTGCGTTAGGTAGTACTACTTCTTTAAATATCGCGATCGCTGATAACGATGTTGTGGTCAGCCCTAATGTGCGGATTCACGATATTCAAGGTGCGGGACATATTTCCACCTATGCAGGACAAGCAGTAACAGGTGTTGCAGGTATCGTCACAGCGATCGCCTCGAATGGTTTCTACCTGCAAGATCCTAACCCTGATACTAATGATGCTACTTCAGAAGGGATTTTTGTATTTACATCTTCTGCGCCCACGGTACAAGTAGGAGATTCCTTATTAGTTAACGGAACAGTAACCGAGTTTCGTGCTGGAGGCTCAGCGAATAACCTCACCGTTACGGAAATTGTTAGTCCTGTAATTACAAAACTCTCCAGTGGCAATGCTTTACCTGCCGCAACGATTCTCGGCAATGGTGGACGAGCGATTCCCAATCAGATTATTAGTAATGATGCAGCTAGCGGCAATGTGGAGAATGCTAGTACTGTATTTGATCCCGCACAAGATGGTATCGACTTCTACGAAAGCCTAGAAGGAATGCTGGTGCAAGTAAACAATCCTGTTGCAACTTCACCCACGGCAAAATTCGGAACATCGGAAGAAATTTGGGTGTTAGCTGACAATGGAACCAATGCTACCAGTCTCACCAGCAAAGGCGGCAGCCTGATTACATCCAGTGATTTCAATCCTGAAAGAATCCAGATCGACGATCTGAACAATTCGCTTGTATTGCCCGATGTAAATGTTGGCACTCAGCTTAGCTCCGTTACTGGCGTGGTTAACTATGATTTCAACAACTACGAAGTTTTGGTTTCAACAGCACCAACAGTAGTAAAACCCTCGACTTTACAAAAAGAGGTTACGAACCTAACCAGCAGTGCTACGCAATTGACCGTGGCAACCTTCAATGTAGAAAACCTCGATCCTAGCGATACGACATTTAATGCGATCGCGAGTGCCATTGTCAGCAACATGAAGTCGCCCGACATCATTAATCTTGAAGAAATTCAGGACAATAATGGTGCAACTAACGATGGGACGGTTGATGCGAATGTCACCTTGCAAACGCTGATTAATGCGATCGCCTCTGCAGGTGGACCTACTTACGAATATCGCCAAATTAATCCAGTCAACAATCAAGATGGTGGCGAACCTGGTGGCAACATCCGCGTAGCTTTTCTGTTTAACCCCAATCGCGTTAGTTTTGTTGAAGGATCGTTGCAACGCTTGACCGATACCAATCTGGCTGATGGTGATGCCTTCGCTAGCAGCCGTAAACCGCTCGTGGGTAAATTTGTCTTTAACCAACAGGAAGTGACCGTCATTGGCAACCACTTCAACTCTAAAGGCGGCGATCAACCTCTATTTGGACCTAATCAACCACCGACATTAAATAGTGAAGTACAACGCAACCAACAAGCTGCGATCGTCAAAGATTACGTGCAAGGTTTGCTCGCAACCAATCCCAAGGCAAATATTGTTGTGGCAGGTGACTTAAATGATTTCGAGTTCTCTAATCCCCTCAGTACTTTAGAAAGTGGTGGATTGAATACTCTCATCGAAACTCTGCCAGTCAACGAGCGCTATACCTATAACTTTCAAGGCAATGCCCAAGCGCTAGATCAGATTTTGGTGAGCAACAATCTCAGTAGCAAACTCGATGGGTTTGATGTCGTACATATTAATTCTGAGTTTGCCGATCAAGTTAGCGACCACGATCCCAGTGTGGCAAGGTTCAATCTCCCATCTCCCAATCAAGCTTCCTATACATTGCAACTGCTTCATTACTATGGTGAGAGTGGCTTACTTGGTGTGGAAACTGCGCCAATCATGGGTGCGCTGATCGACAAGTTTGATGACCAATACAGCAATACTTTAGTCATTGGTGAAGGGGATAGTTATATTCCCGGTCCTTGGTTGGTTGGTGGTTCCGACCCTTCCTTAAATGCTGTATCTGGAATTGGCAGTACAGCACTCGGTCGTCCTGACATTGCGATCATGAACGCTTTTGGAACCGATGTTTCAGCACTAGGCAATCATGAGTTCGATCTTGGTTCGCCAGTGTTGCAAAGTGCGATCGCACCCTCAGGGGCTTGGACTGGTGCACAGTTCCCTCTGATTACATCCAATTTAAACTTCAGTGCTGACGGCTCGTTGCGTGGTCTAGCCGATGCCTCGCTCGGTGGTACGGCAACGAACGCATTCGCTGGCAAAGAAGCCTCCACAATCAAGGGTAAGATTGCGCCCTATACCGTAGTAACTCAAGGCGGAGAGAAGATTGGTATCGTTGGCGCTACAACTTACGATCTGTTGAGTAAGACCTCGCCGAATGGCACTGTACCAAAGGACGATGGCATTCCATCAACTGACGATTTACAGGAGGTCGCGGCATATATTCAGGCTTCAGTGGATGCGCTCAAAGCACTAGGTATTAACAAGATCGTGATGGTCGATCAGCTCGACACGATCGATCGCAACAAAGCGCTTGCGCCTTTAGTTTCTGGCATTGATGTGATGATTGCTGGTGGTGGACATGAGCGCTTGGGCGATGCAAATGATACGGCTGTTGGCTTTAACGGTCATTCCGCCAACTTCGTCGATACCTACCCCATTGTCACTGCTGGATCTGACGGCAAGCCAACTTTAATCGTCACCACTGACACCGAATATTCCTATCTCGGTCGCCTCGTAGTGGATTTCAATGCGAATGGTGAGATTATCCTTCCCAATCTTAATCCAATAATTAATGGAGCCTATGCGTCAACTGAGGCTAACCTTCAGGCTGCCTATGGCACGACACAGACAGCAGCTCAGATCGTTGCCAGTAGTGTGATCGGCTCTAATGTCAATGCCATCACACAGGCAATTAACAATGTAATTATCTCCAAGGACAGCAACATCTTTGGCTACACCAATGTCTATTTGGAAGGCGATCGCGCCTTTGGTCGAGCGCAGGAAGTCAACCTTGGCGACATTACTGCCGATGCCAATCTATTTAAGGCAAAAGCAGCTCTTGGCAATAATGCCATCCTCTTTTCATTAAAGAATGGTGGTGGTTTACGTGCTTCGATAGGTGCGATCGGTGAAGATGGCGGGAAGGAACCACCAGCCGCTTCCAGCGTGAAACCTGCGGGTGCAATCTCCCAACTCGATGTGGAAAATGCACTCCGCTTTGACAATAAACTGATGGTGTTCGATACGACCGCGCAGGGACTGCTAAACATTCTGAACTATGCGGCTGGACTTGCCCCTGGAAATGGCGGCTATGCCCAGCTTGGCGGCATTCGATTTTCCTACGATCCCACCAAACCCGCAGGCTCTAAAGTACAGGATGTGGCGATCTATGACCTTAACGGTAGTCTGGTTGCCAAGGTCGTGGACAATGGGGTGATATTACCAACCGCACCCGCAACCATCAGTGCTGTCGTGCTTAACTTCACGGCAAATGGTGGCGATGGTTATCCAATTAAGGCAAATGCCGATAACTTCCGCTATTTACTAAGTGATGGCACTCTATCCGCACCGATTAGCAAGACTCTAGACTTCACTGCTGCTGCAAATGTGCCTACCAATACTCTTGGGGAACAGAAAGCCTTTGAGGATTTCCTCCGCACATTCCACGGCACACCGCAAACTGCCTACTCCGTCGCCGATACCTCTGCTTCACTCGATCAGCGCATTCAAAATTTGAGTGTGAGACAAGACGAGGTATTCACCAATGTAGCGAACTACAATTTCTCAAACCTCCCAACCCTTGGGACAACTACGAATGGGCAACAGATCTCGTTAGGTGGCTTCTCTGGCTTGTATTTCCAAGGACTCGCCGACAATGGCAATCTCAAGTTTGTCACTAACACCGATCGCGGACCGAATGGCGATCCAACGGGAGCAAAAAGACCATTCTATCTGCCTAACTTCCAACCCGAAATCGTCAGCTTTGAGCTGAACCGCACTACAGGCGATATCACGATTACCAATCGCACGGGTTTATTCCGTCCCGATGGTACAACTCCCTTAACGGGATTGCCTAACCTCCAAGCAGGAGCTAATGGAACTGCTTACACCGATGAAATCGCTGTGGATCTCAATGGTAATGTTCTGCCCAACGATCCTTTGGGTGCGGATTTAGAGGGAATTGCGGTTGCGGCAAATGGTGACTATTGGATGGTGGATGAATACCGTCCCGCCATTTATCACTTTGATGTGAATGGAAAACTGCTCGATCGCTTTATTCCTCAAGGCACGGCAACTGCCCCCAATCCCGATGCACCTGCTGGCAGCTTTGGTACAGAAGCATTACCCGCAGTCTATGCCCAACGCCGCAATAACCGAGGTTTTGAAGCTATTGCCCTAGAGGGTAATAAACTCTATGCCTTCATTCAGAGTGCGATCGATAATCCTGATAATGCTGGCGATACGACTTCCAGAAACTCGCGCAATCTCCGCATTTTGGAATTCGATATTGCTTCTAAAGCTGTTACTGGCGAATATATCTATCTTTTAGACAGTATTTCTGCAAGTGGTAATGCCAAAACCGACAAACTCGGTGATGCTGTTTCCCTTGGTAATGGCAAATTCGCTGTGGTCGAACGCGATGATCTTGCCACTTCTGCATCTAACAAATTGATTTATCAAATTGATTTGAGTGCGGCAACCAATATCTACAATGCCAACTTTACCTTCCCCACTGGTAAAACTGCGATCGAGCAACTCACTTCTGCCGAACTCGCCAGCGCAGGTATTAATGTAGTCTCCAAGAGCCTAATTGCCAATGCTGCTCAGTATGGCTACACAGGTGTCGAAAAGCTCGAAGGTCTGGCGTTGATTGCTCCTAACCAACTTGCTCTCATTAATGACAACGACTTTAACGTTGCAGGAACGGCAACCCCTGAAAAACTGGGAATTCTGGAGGTCAGCAAAACCTTACCTGTTTCAGCGATCGACTTCAGTGGCGCTAACTACACAGTTACCGAAGGCAATGGTTCTACAACGGCAACCGTTCGCATCACTAGAACAGGGGATGTATCGGGAACAAGTACTGTAGAACTGCAATTGAATGACGGTACGGCAACGGGCAGCGTGATTCCGCCAACTTTTGCTCAAACCCAAGGTGCTAGCAGCTCTGCAACTCCCTATTTAGTTCCCACGGCAGCAGGTGTTAGCTTCACCTCAATCCTGACGGTAGGCGATAGCATCGGTGGCTATAAGATGGTTGGTATTCCCGATGGTCTGGGTTCCTTTGACAATGGTGATGGAACTTTCACGCTTCTAATGAACCATGAGCTGGGAAATACGAGTGGTATTGTTCGGGCAAATGGCTCTAAGGGTGCTTTTGTATCCAAATGGATTATCAATAAGTCCGACCTATCCGTTGTGAGTGGTAGCGACCTCACCCAGAATATGAATATCTGGAATGGCTCTGGATATACCACATACAATGCTGCCAATCCGTCTCCCTTAGCCGCATTTAGTCGTTTTTGTTCAGCCGATCTCGCTCCAGTTTCTGCCTTCTACAATAGTGCTACAGGTTTAGGAACTACTGAACGAATCTATTTGAATGGTGAGGAAAGTGGGGTTGAAGGTCGTGCTGTTGGACATATTGCTACTGGTTTAAATGCAGGGACATCTTATGAGTTACCATCACTTGGAAAGTTTAGTCATGAAAATGCAGTGGCTAGTCCCACTGCAAGCGACAAAACAGTCATTGGAGGAATGGATGATGGCACGAACGGTCAGGTTTACTTCTATGTCGGTACTAAGACCAATACGGGTACTGAAATTGAAAAAGCTGGTCTAACTAACGGTAAGCTATTTGGCATTAAAGTCGATGGTCTAGTAGATGAAGCCAACACTACCACTTTGGCGGCTGGAAACCGCTTCAGTCTCGTAGATTTGGGTTCTGTGCAAAATACTACTGGGGCTACCTTAGATGCTGCGAGTGAAGCCGCAGGAGTCACTAGTTTCTTGCGACCTGAAGATGGCGCATGGGATCCTTCTAGCCCAAGAGATTTTTACTTCACTACTACCAACAGTTTTACAGGTCCCAGCCGTCTTTGGAGATTGCGCTTTGACGATCCGACTAATCCTGAGGCAGGTGGAACCGTGGAAATGGTGCTTGATGGTACGGAAGGTCAGAGAATGTTTGACAACTTCACCATCGATCGCTACGGGCATATTCTGCTCCAAGAGGATATCGGCAACCAAGCTGCTATTGGCAAAATCTGGCAGTACGATATCGCCACGGATAAACTTACACAAATTGCTCAGCACGATCCCAGTCGATTCGTTTCTGGCTCAGCGAATTTCTTAACCCAAGACGAAGAATCTTCTGGCATTATCGATGCTCAAGATATTCTTGGTGCAGGTTGGTTCTTGCTCGATGTTCAGGCTCACTACAGTATCCCAGGAGAACTCGTGGAAGGTGGTCAGCTTCTTGCTTTCTTCAATCCCGATACCTACAAGGCTTCTTTGTTGGACTACAACAACAAGCCCATTACCGTAACCTTTGCTGCTGGTGAAACCTTTAAGGATGTGCAGATTCCAATTGTGGGAGATACCAATCCTGAAGGTAATGAAACCATCAACTTGAGTCTCAAAAATCCTAGTTCAGGAACATTAATCGGAATCAATCAACCCAAGGCGGTTTTGACGATTGTCAATGATGATGTCAATAGCGCCCCAGTTCTGACAGGCACTCCTACAATCCTTACGGCTGGAAAAGAGGACACAATTTACAAGATCGCCGCCGCAGACTTGCTCGCTGGATTTACTGACGCAAACAACGATGTTCTCTCCGTATCTGGGCTAACTGCTACCAATGGCACTTTAATCGACAATCGCGATCGCACCTACAGTTTCACACCCAATGCCAACTTCAATGGCACGGTTAATTTGAGCTACAACGTCATTGATGGCAAAGGAGGCTCAGTCGCCGCAACCCAAACCCTTGCGATCGCGGCGGTAAATGATGCTCCAGTCCTCACGGCTGGATCGCTTACCCGCAAGATCAGTGGCAATATCAGTCAACCAATTACTGGTATTAGCATTAGCGATATCGATGCGGGTGAAACACTTAATGCCCCAGTTCAAGTTACCTTGTCAGCAGGTAAGGGTGTACTCACTTTAGGTACTACTACGGGACTAACGGGTGCGACCAGTGGCAGCAACATTACCTTTAGTGGCACGATCGCCAATATCAATGCTGCCTTAGCAACTCTCTCCTACAAGGGCAATCCTAATGTCTTTGGACTTGGAGCAGATACGTTTAACCTCACTGTTAATGACCTCGGCAATACTGGAAGCGGTGGTTCCTTAACTGACAGCAAAGCGATCGCGCTCAACATCTACAACACCCAGATCGGTACAAGTGGCGACAATACCTTTGCGGCAACACCTTATCCCGATGAATTCCTACTCGGTGCGGGTAATGATCGCGTCATTGCCGATATCTTCAATCTCCAACAAAACGATATTTTTGATGGTGGTACTGGTAGCGATCGGCTGGTAGTTTTCGGTGGCAATGCCTCGGATAACCTCTCACTAAATATCACTGACAATGGAGCCAATTTACTCACAGGGCTTGCAGGACTCAGTGGAACTACCATTAACAATTTCGAGCGCTTTGACTTCTCTAACTTCCTTGGCAGTCTCAATGCTACAGGTAGCAGTCAAGCCGATGAAATCTTTGGGGGATTTGGTAACGATCTTCTCGATGGTGGAGCGGGTATTGACAATCTCAAAGGTGGCTTGGGTGACGACCGTTATGTTGTGGATAACGCAGGCGACCTTGTCACTGAGCTAGCAGACGAAGGTATTGATACCGTTCAATCCAGCATCAATTGGACTTTGGGTAACAATCTCGAAAACTTGACCCTGACAGGTAGCGCTATTTCAGGAACTGGCAACGGGCTGGACAACATCATCATTGGTAATAATGCCAACAATATTCTCAGTGGTGGTGCTGGTAACGATACTCTCGATGGTGGTTTAGGTGCTGACAGCCTGACAGGTGGTACAGGTGACGACACCTACATTGTTGACAACATCAATGACACCATTACAGATTCCTCTGGTATCGATACTGTCCGTTCTAGCATTAGCTGGACATTGGGTAACAACCTTGAGAATCTCACCCTCATTGGTAATGGTGATATCAACGGCACTGGTAACAGCCTCAAAAATGCGATCGTGGGCAATACTGGTAACAACATCCTTGATGGGGGCAGTAATGCTGACTCGCTTGTGGGTGGTGCTGGCAATGATACGTATATCGTCGATAACACGAATGATGTAGTTACTGAGTTGGCGAATGAAGGAATCGACACAGTTCTTTCAAGAGTCACTCGCACCTTGGAAGCCAATGTGGAAAACCTGATGCTGACAGGTAATAGCTCAATCAATGGTACGGGTAATGACCTGAACAACATCATTATCGGTAACAGCGGCAATAATATCCTCGATGGTGGTATTGGAGCAGATTCCCTCAGTGGAGGTCTGGGTAATGACACTTACATTGTCGATAACTTGGGTGATTCAATTACGGAAGCATTAAACCAAGGTACTGACTTGGTAAAATCAAGCGTTTCATGGACTCTCGGCGAAAACCTTGAGAACTTGACTCTAACGGGTAGCGCAAACATCGATGGTACTGGCAATAGCGGCAATAACGTTATTACAGGCAATGATGGCAACAATACTCTCAGTGGTGGATTTGGTAATGATTCTCTAACTGGTGGGTTGGGCGCAGATATCCTCGTTGGTGGCTTTGGCAATGACACATTGTTCCTCGGTCTCAATGATGGCGCTACCGATAGGGTCGTCTATAACCTTGGTGACGATAGCGATGTGGTTAATCAATTCACTCGCGGCATTGGCGGCGATCTGCTCCAATTCAATGGTATTGCTGCCATTGATGTGCGTACTGTCAATGGAAACACTCAGTTCCGCTTAGGCGATGGTATTGCTGGCAACAATAACTTTGGCAGTGGTTCTCTATTACTAACTTTGAATGGAGTCAACGGATTTACGTCTAGCAATATTAACGACAATATTCTCGCAGGTTCAACTCCTACGATCTTCCAATTCAGCTAG
- a CDS encoding transposase, translating into MLIRAAEAGEIELKYLDEAGWCLESAVSSYSYSQIGQQKRMEQPLKKNRKRVSILGLWQPDKGFEYALAQGGFNSQSYIKVMDWVAQKTAHALAQTGRITLEIKDNGSLHTSLLSQQQWTRWQVYFFFLPTYCSEMNLIESEWLQLKTYEIAGQIFDNEYDLALAIIAGIGAHSSLGGYPIESFIFISA; encoded by the coding sequence ATGTTGATACGAGCTGCTGAAGCAGGGGAAATCGAGTTAAAGTATTTGGATGAAGCAGGTTGGTGTCTGGAAAGTGCTGTTAGTAGTTATAGTTACAGCCAAATAGGTCAACAAAAGCGGATGGAGCAACCCCTGAAAAAAAATAGAAAGCGCGTTAGTATTCTCGGACTATGGCAACCAGACAAAGGATTCGAGTATGCTCTAGCTCAAGGTGGATTCAATAGTCAGAGTTACATTAAAGTGATGGATTGGGTTGCTCAGAAAACGGCTCATGCCTTAGCTCAGACTGGTCGAATTACTTTAGAAATCAAAGACAATGGCTCTCTACATACCAGTCTGTTATCTCAGCAACAATGGACTCGTTGGCAGGTATACTTTTTCTTTTTGCCTACCTATTGTTCGGAAATGAATCTGATTGAGTCCGAGTGGCTCCAACTGAAAACCTATGAAATTGCGGGTCAGATATTTGACAATGAGTATGATTTAGCTCTTGCTATCATCGCTGGTATCGGAGCTCACAGTTCTTTAGGTGGTTATCCCATCGAAAGTTTTATATTTATTTCTGCCTAA
- a CDS encoding DUF1995 family protein, with translation MTHLTDPITLPNNLEDTTEQAIAATYQAIADGATRILVDLRFPELKSMPIAYEFARSFNERYDNAWQAIFSDAGAAALAKREWADLDVSVRGVNEGRRAVREEDKAFLLVEPSSVEVDQVEKLVQLAGDRPFVMLNPRLENSEVGLGLSARRLRDRFLSTFETAYYIKPLELGALWRCYPQTWQVWVNTEEGMQFLSEVEQRPSSDDIDRLFRQKTGQKTGSFLGRLQELFSALGR, from the coding sequence ATGACTCACTTAACTGACCCGATCACACTTCCCAACAATTTAGAAGATACGACTGAACAAGCGATCGCTGCTACATATCAAGCGATCGCTGACGGTGCTACCCGTATCCTCGTAGATTTGCGCTTTCCTGAACTCAAATCTATGCCGATCGCCTATGAATTTGCCCGTAGTTTTAATGAGCGCTATGACAACGCATGGCAAGCAATTTTTTCCGATGCAGGGGCAGCCGCATTAGCAAAACGGGAATGGGCAGATCTCGATGTGTCAGTGCGTGGAGTCAATGAAGGTCGTAGAGCTGTTCGCGAAGAAGACAAAGCCTTTTTGTTGGTGGAGCCAAGCTCCGTTGAAGTCGATCAGGTTGAGAAATTGGTGCAACTAGCAGGCGATCGCCCCTTTGTGATGCTCAATCCTCGTCTTGAAAATAGTGAGGTGGGTTTGGGACTTTCCGCAAGACGACTACGCGATCGCTTTTTAAGTACTTTCGAGACTGCCTACTACATCAAACCTCTAGAGCTTGGCGCATTATGGCGTTGCTATCCGCAAACATGGCAGGTGTGGGTGAATACTGAAGAGGGAATGCAATTTCTTTCAGAAGTAGAACAGCGTCCTTCTAGTGACGATATTGACCGCCTCTTCCGTCAGAAAACTGGACAGAAGACGGGTTCTTTTTTAGGACGTTTACAAGAGTTATTTAGTGCTTTAGGCAGATAA